Proteins encoded by one window of Porphyrobacter sp. YT40:
- a CDS encoding enoyl-CoA hydratase-related protein → MTYETITVEADAQGHKGVTLLTINRPQALNALNSKVLEELIAAFAAYQADSSQLCAVLTGTGDKAFAAGADIKEMSEKAAADFYLDDFFSPWTSEIVKKTRKPWIAAVNGFALGGGCELAMMADFIIASDKAKFGQPEIKLGVAPGMGGSQRLTRAIGKSKSMEMCLTGRMMGAEEAERSNLVARVVPHEDLIAETLKTAATIAAMPPMATIANKEMVNSAFEMTLDQGLIVERRIFQILTASEDKAEGMAAFIEKREGQWKGR, encoded by the coding sequence ATGACCTACGAAACCATCACCGTTGAAGCCGACGCTCAGGGCCACAAGGGCGTCACGCTGCTGACGATCAACCGGCCGCAGGCGCTGAATGCGCTCAACTCCAAGGTGCTCGAAGAGCTGATCGCCGCCTTCGCCGCCTATCAGGCCGACAGCTCGCAGCTGTGCGCGGTGCTCACCGGCACCGGCGACAAGGCGTTCGCGGCGGGCGCCGACATCAAGGAAATGAGCGAGAAGGCCGCGGCCGATTTCTATCTCGACGATTTCTTCAGCCCGTGGACGTCCGAGATCGTCAAGAAGACCCGCAAGCCGTGGATCGCGGCGGTCAACGGCTTTGCGCTGGGCGGCGGGTGCGAGCTTGCCATGATGGCGGACTTCATCATCGCCTCGGACAAGGCCAAGTTCGGCCAGCCCGAGATCAAGTTGGGCGTTGCGCCCGGCATGGGCGGCTCGCAGCGGTTGACCCGTGCGATCGGCAAGTCGAAGTCGATGGAAATGTGCCTCACCGGCCGGATGATGGGCGCCGAAGAGGCCGAGCGCAGCAACCTCGTCGCCCGCGTGGTTCCGCATGAGGATCTGATCGCCGAGACCCTCAAGACCGCCGCGACCATCGCCGCGATGCCGCCGATGGCGACCATCGCCAACAAGGAGATGGTGAACTCGGCCTTCGAGATGACGCTGGATCAGGGCCTGATCGTCGAGCGACGCATCTTCCAGATCCTCACCGCCTCCGAGGACAAGGCCGAAGGCATGGCGGCCTTCATCGAGAAGCGCGAAGGACAGTGGAAGGGGCGGTAG
- a CDS encoding acyl-CoA dehydrogenase family protein has translation MNGQFQLTEDQLAIREVAQRFTADRITPNAAEWDEKHIFPRDVIKESAQLGFGAIYVSEASGGIGLGRLEAALIMEAMAYGCPSTSAFISIHNMAAWMIDQFGGAEVKAKYLPDLVTMEKIASYALTEPGSGSDAAALKTTARLDGDYYVLNGTKQFISGGGVNDVYVTMVRTSDHKTKGITCLVIDKNTPGVSFGAPEKKLGWNASPTAQVIFEDARVPVANRVGDEGEGFRFAMMGLDGGRLNIGACSLGGAQRCLDEAIAYTRDRKQFDQPVADFQNTQFMLADMATDLEAARALLYLAAAKVTDNAPDKSRFSAMAKRLATDSGSKIVNDALQLFGGYGYLKDYPIERFWRDLRVHSILEGTNQVMRMIVGRDLLRQ, from the coding sequence ATGAACGGACAATTCCAACTCACCGAAGACCAGCTCGCGATCCGCGAGGTCGCCCAGCGCTTCACCGCCGACCGCATCACCCCCAACGCCGCCGAGTGGGACGAAAAGCACATCTTCCCGCGCGACGTGATCAAGGAAAGCGCCCAGCTCGGCTTCGGCGCGATCTATGTCTCGGAAGCTTCCGGCGGGATCGGCCTCGGCCGGCTGGAGGCGGCGCTGATCATGGAGGCGATGGCCTATGGCTGCCCTTCGACCAGCGCCTTCATCTCGATCCACAACATGGCCGCCTGGATGATCGACCAGTTCGGCGGGGCCGAGGTCAAGGCGAAGTATCTGCCCGATCTCGTCACCATGGAAAAGATTGCCAGCTACGCCCTGACCGAACCCGGCAGCGGATCGGACGCGGCGGCGCTCAAGACCACCGCGCGGCTCGACGGCGACTACTATGTGCTCAACGGCACCAAGCAGTTCATCTCGGGCGGCGGCGTGAACGATGTCTATGTCACGATGGTGCGCACCAGCGATCACAAGACCAAGGGCATCACCTGCCTCGTGATCGACAAGAACACCCCCGGCGTCAGCTTCGGCGCGCCGGAGAAGAAGCTCGGCTGGAACGCCTCGCCCACCGCCCAGGTGATCTTTGAGGACGCGCGCGTGCCGGTCGCCAACCGCGTCGGCGACGAGGGCGAGGGCTTCCGCTTCGCGATGATGGGATTGGACGGCGGACGGCTCAACATCGGCGCGTGCTCGCTCGGCGGGGCGCAGCGCTGTCTGGACGAGGCGATTGCCTATACCAGGGATCGCAAGCAGTTCGATCAGCCGGTCGCCGATTTCCAGAACACCCAGTTCATGCTCGCCGATATGGCGACCGATCTGGAGGCGGCGCGCGCGCTGCTCTATCTCGCGGCGGCAAAGGTCACCGACAACGCGCCCGACAAGTCGCGCTTTTCGGCGATGGCCAAGCGGCTGGCGACCGACAGCGGCAGCAAGATCGTCAATGACGCGCTGCAATTGTTCGGCGGCTATGGCTACCTCAAGGACTACCCCATCGAGCGCTTCTGGCGCGACCTGCGCGTCCACTCTATCCTCGAAGGCACCAATCAGGTGATGCGCATGATCGTGGGCCGCGATCTGCTGCGCCAGTGA
- a CDS encoding VOC family protein, giving the protein MGTRLALTTLVVPDYDAGIAFFVGALGFDLIEDSDMGGGKRWVVVGGKDGGRLLLARAANEAQTAAIGNQTGGRVGFFAHTDDFTSTQARLVDAGVTFHEEPRHESYGTVAVFSDPFGNRWDLIEPKVTGQ; this is encoded by the coding sequence ATGGGCACAAGGCTTGCCCTGACGACGCTGGTGGTGCCCGATTACGATGCGGGCATCGCGTTCTTCGTGGGCGCGCTCGGCTTCGATCTGATCGAAGACAGCGACATGGGCGGCGGCAAGCGCTGGGTGGTGGTCGGCGGCAAGGATGGCGGCCGATTGCTGCTCGCCCGGGCCGCTAATGAGGCGCAGACCGCTGCGATCGGCAACCAGACCGGCGGGCGCGTGGGCTTTTTCGCGCACACGGATGATTTCACAAGCACCCAGGCACGTCTCGTCGATGCAGGGGTGACATTTCACGAAGAGCCGCGCCACGAGAGCTATGGCACAGTGGCCGTGTTCAGCGATCCCTTCGGCAACCGCTGGGACCTGATCGAACCGAAAGTAACGGGGCAATGA
- a CDS encoding EAL domain-containing protein, protein MHPFPQRSAILPGKSAAALPADSWRILALMLGALVLAAALTAMAGLWRGADQRLEELSFGVFDRPASGQIHIVEMDAASMATIQRWPWPRDHYARVVSALDAAGARSISFDVDLSSAGDPAGDRALAEAIAAARAPVALATFAQKAGADDQRELDSLPIPILREPAHLASVSVAPDSDGYVRHLPLGTVTGGTARPSLASFVGGRSGTVDQHFPVDFAIRPDSIPRHSFVAVERGMIPPGSLEGKDVIIGATAIELFDRYAVPQHSVIPGVVVQAIAAETLARGVPSYGSWSLPLAIATLMALVVLTARSRSTVWVRSGAALVLLLIGWLAARQAAGVWFEIAPALGLVFAAGALRHISLAQRFSALRRQIDPHSQLPNRLGFEARAAAPSDRFVIVAQIDDFDALQLAIDNAGLGALLRRLAERLEVATGAGQIYRIEDRTLLWVSALQIDEIEAQLAGLRAIMRSPFEIAGRRLGVGLTFGVADCGASDPAARAAHAASLAKRAGKHWRLDDEASDAAASDQFSLLGELEGALESGQIVPFYQPKLNLRTKRIDAVEALVRWQHPERGFLPPDCFIPLFEEAGRIDDLTLAVLRQSLADMRRWREAGLEIGAAVNISAVLLSSESFATRALALVEASGMPAGAVTFEVTESAQFEDVTVAIATLERFRARGIRISMDDYGTGQSTLNYIKLLPLSELKIDRMFVANAHADRGDALLVRSTIQLAHELGLKVVAEGIEEAACLAFLEGIGCDYAQGYFIGRPLKADDLAALAAAYGPKRTHPLPVVAAA, encoded by the coding sequence GCGACCATCCAGCGCTGGCCCTGGCCGCGCGATCACTACGCCCGCGTGGTGAGCGCGCTCGATGCGGCGGGCGCGCGCTCGATCAGCTTCGATGTCGACCTGTCGAGCGCTGGCGATCCGGCAGGCGACCGCGCGCTTGCCGAAGCGATCGCCGCCGCGCGCGCGCCGGTGGCGCTGGCGACCTTCGCGCAAAAGGCGGGCGCGGACGATCAACGCGAGCTCGATTCGCTGCCGATCCCGATCCTGCGTGAACCCGCCCACCTCGCCTCGGTCTCGGTCGCGCCCGACTCGGACGGATATGTGCGCCACCTGCCACTGGGCACGGTGACCGGCGGAACCGCGCGGCCTTCGCTGGCCTCTTTCGTCGGCGGGCGGAGCGGGACGGTGGACCAGCATTTCCCGGTCGACTTTGCGATCCGCCCCGATTCAATCCCGCGCCATAGCTTCGTCGCGGTCGAACGCGGCATGATCCCGCCCGGCAGTCTCGAAGGCAAGGACGTGATCATCGGCGCGACCGCGATCGAGCTGTTCGATCGCTACGCCGTGCCGCAGCACAGCGTCATTCCCGGCGTGGTGGTCCAGGCCATCGCTGCCGAGACGCTGGCGCGGGGCGTTCCGAGCTACGGCTCGTGGTCGTTGCCGCTGGCGATCGCGACGCTGATGGCGCTGGTGGTGCTGACCGCGCGAAGCCGCAGCACGGTGTGGGTGCGCAGCGGCGCGGCGCTGGTGCTGCTGCTGATCGGCTGGCTGGCGGCGCGGCAGGCCGCAGGGGTGTGGTTCGAGATCGCTCCGGCGCTGGGGCTGGTGTTTGCGGCAGGCGCGCTGCGCCACATCTCGCTCGCCCAGCGCTTCAGCGCGCTGCGCCGCCAGATCGATCCGCACAGCCAGCTTCCCAACCGCCTCGGCTTCGAGGCCCGCGCGGCCGCGCCAAGCGATCGCTTCGTCATTGTCGCCCAGATCGACGACTTCGACGCGCTTCAGTTGGCTATCGACAACGCGGGCCTGGGCGCGCTGCTGCGGCGGCTGGCCGAGCGGCTCGAAGTCGCCACCGGCGCTGGACAGATATACCGGATCGAAGACCGCACGCTGCTGTGGGTCTCCGCATTGCAGATCGACGAGATCGAGGCGCAGCTGGCGGGGCTGCGCGCGATCATGCGCAGTCCGTTCGAGATTGCCGGGCGCAGGCTGGGCGTGGGCCTGACCTTCGGCGTGGCCGATTGCGGCGCGAGCGACCCCGCCGCCCGTGCCGCCCACGCCGCCAGCCTCGCCAAGCGCGCGGGCAAGCATTGGCGGCTCGATGACGAGGCGTCGGATGCTGCGGCCTCGGACCAGTTCTCGCTGCTGGGCGAGCTTGAAGGCGCGCTCGAATCGGGACAGATCGTCCCCTTCTATCAGCCAAAGCTCAACCTCAGGACCAAGCGGATCGATGCGGTCGAGGCGCTGGTGCGCTGGCAGCATCCCGAGCGCGGCTTCCTTCCCCCCGATTGCTTCATCCCGCTGTTCGAGGAAGCCGGGCGGATCGACGACCTGACGCTGGCGGTGCTGCGGCAATCGCTTGCCGACATGCGCCGCTGGCGCGAGGCCGGGCTCGAGATCGGCGCGGCGGTCAATATCTCGGCGGTGTTGCTCTCTTCGGAAAGCTTCGCCACACGCGCGCTGGCGCTGGTCGAGGCAAGCGGGATGCCGGCCGGCGCGGTGACCTTCGAAGTCACGGAAAGCGCCCAGTTCGAAGACGTCACGGTCGCCATCGCCACGCTCGAGCGGTTCCGCGCGCGGGGCATCCGCATTTCGATGGACGATTACGGCACCGGCCAGTCGACGCTCAACTACATCAAGCTGCTGCCCTTGTCGGAGCTGAAGATCGACCGGATGTTCGTGGCCAATGCCCATGCCGACCGGGGGGATGCGCTGCTGGTGCGTTCGACCATCCAGCTGGCGCACGAGCTGGGCCTCAAGGTGGTGGCCGAGGGGATCGAGGAGGCCGCCTGCCTCGCCTTCCTCGAAGGAATCGGCTGCGACTATGCGCAGGGCTACTTCATTGGACGCCCGCTGAAGGCCGACGATCTCGCCGCGCTGGCGGCGGCTTATGGCCCGAAGCGCACGCACCCGCTTCCCGTCGTCGCGGCGGCCTGA
- the mmsB gene encoding 3-hydroxyisobutyrate dehydrogenase, which translates to MKIAFIGLGNMGGGMAANLVKAGHEVRAFDLSEPALAAARVAGCQTFATAKEACEGVEAVVSMLPNGAIVRQVYWDDVIGHAPEGAILLDCSTIDVATAREVIEVTEQHGYQMVDAPVSGGIAAAAGGTLTFMVGGSDEAFARAKPILAAMGKAVIHAGAAGNGQAAKICNNMLLAIHMIGTCEAFAMAEKLGLDPQTFYDISSVSSGQCWSMTSYCPVPGVGPVTPADKGYQGGFAAGLMLKDLNLAIEAATSAGAKVELGEHAWSIYAAFARDHAATDFSGIIETL; encoded by the coding sequence ATGAAAATCGCCTTTATCGGTCTCGGCAACATGGGCGGCGGGATGGCCGCGAACCTGGTCAAGGCGGGCCACGAGGTCCGCGCTTTCGACCTTTCCGAACCCGCGCTCGCCGCCGCGCGGGTGGCGGGATGCCAGACCTTCGCGACGGCTAAGGAAGCCTGTGAGGGCGTTGAGGCGGTCGTCTCGATGCTGCCCAACGGCGCGATCGTTCGGCAAGTCTACTGGGACGATGTCATCGGCCATGCACCCGAAGGCGCGATCCTGCTCGATTGCTCGACTATCGACGTTGCCACTGCGCGTGAGGTGATCGAAGTGACCGAACAGCATGGCTACCAGATGGTCGACGCGCCCGTCAGCGGCGGGATCGCGGCGGCGGCGGGTGGCACGCTCACATTCATGGTGGGCGGCTCCGACGAAGCCTTCGCCCGCGCGAAGCCGATCCTCGCGGCAATGGGCAAGGCCGTGATCCACGCGGGCGCGGCGGGCAACGGGCAGGCCGCGAAAATCTGCAACAACATGCTGCTCGCGATCCACATGATCGGCACCTGCGAGGCCTTTGCGATGGCAGAAAAGCTGGGGCTCGACCCGCAGACCTTCTACGATATTTCCAGCGTCTCGAGCGGCCAGTGCTGGTCGATGACGTCCTATTGCCCGGTGCCCGGCGTGGGCCCGGTCACCCCGGCCGACAAGGGCTATCAGGGCGGCTTCGCTGCCGGGCTGATGCTCAAGGACCTCAATCTGGCGATCGAGGCGGCCACGAGCGCGGGCGCGAAGGTCGAATTGGGCGAGCACGCGTGGTCGATCTACGCAGCCTTCGCAAGAGACCACGCCGCGACCGATTTCTCGGGGATCATCGAAACGCTTTGA
- a CDS encoding I78 family peptidase inhibitor, whose translation MHRRIVALALASALAGCATMEREVSPDMVAEGPMTCNAANAQSHVGQQANQATGAAILKDSGARSLRWGPPRSAWTMDYREDRVNVRYDDAMKITEITCG comes from the coding sequence ATGCACCGAAGGATTGTCGCACTGGCGCTGGCGAGCGCACTGGCGGGTTGTGCCACGATGGAGCGCGAGGTCTCGCCCGACATGGTCGCCGAAGGCCCGATGACCTGCAACGCGGCGAATGCGCAGTCGCATGTCGGACAGCAGGCGAATCAGGCGACGGGCGCGGCGATCCTCAAGGACAGCGGCGCGCGCAGCCTGCGCTGGGGCCCGCCGCGCAGCGCCTGGACGATGGACTACCGCGAAGACCGCGTGAACGTGCGCTACGACGACGCGATGAAAATCACCGAGATCACCTGCGGATGA
- a CDS encoding enoyl-CoA hydratase/isomerase family protein, whose amino-acid sequence MTDDVLIRVNGPIGHISLNRPKALHALTLEMCHAMSAALSAWAQDDAIKAVILDHAEGRGFCAGGDIAFLRDSALNDGGVSGRKFFHDEYQLNHQMFTYPKPIVAFMDGITMGGGVGISQPAKFRVATENTRFAMPETGIGLFPDVGGGWYLSRLGRRLGQFLALTGARLDGAECLWTGLATHYVPHEMLEDIKARIHDHPDRIAGILSEPVGTPPKARIEANADKIAKHFASDRYEDILASLEAAADAGDDWAMKERDTLGTKSPQTCKVALRQLAESAALTDFADNMRMEYRIASRVLTRPDFAEGVRAVIIDKTGDPKWNPATPEGVTDDLLDAIFAALPEGEEWKPL is encoded by the coding sequence ATGACTGACGACGTTCTGATCCGGGTAAACGGCCCGATCGGCCATATCAGCCTCAACCGGCCCAAGGCGCTGCACGCGCTGACACTCGAGATGTGCCACGCGATGAGCGCGGCGCTGAGCGCGTGGGCTCAGGATGACGCGATCAAGGCGGTGATCCTCGATCATGCCGAGGGCCGCGGCTTCTGCGCCGGGGGCGACATCGCCTTCCTGCGCGATTCCGCGCTGAACGATGGCGGCGTGTCGGGCCGCAAGTTCTTCCACGACGAATATCAGCTCAATCACCAGATGTTCACCTATCCCAAGCCGATCGTCGCCTTCATGGACGGCATCACGATGGGCGGAGGCGTAGGCATCTCGCAGCCCGCCAAGTTCCGCGTGGCGACCGAGAACACCCGTTTCGCCATGCCCGAGACCGGGATAGGCCTGTTCCCCGATGTCGGCGGCGGCTGGTATCTGTCGCGCCTCGGGCGGCGGCTGGGGCAGTTCCTCGCGCTCACCGGCGCGCGGCTTGACGGGGCGGAATGCCTGTGGACGGGGCTGGCGACGCATTATGTGCCGCACGAGATGCTCGAAGATATCAAGGCGCGCATCCACGATCATCCCGACCGGATCGCGGGCATCCTTTCCGAACCCGTCGGCACCCCGCCCAAGGCGCGGATCGAGGCCAATGCAGATAAAATCGCCAAGCACTTCGCTTCGGACCGTTACGAGGACATTCTCGCCAGCCTCGAAGCCGCGGCGGACGCGGGGGACGACTGGGCGATGAAGGAGCGTGACACGCTCGGCACCAAGAGCCCGCAGACCTGCAAGGTCGCGCTGCGCCAGCTGGCCGAGAGCGCCGCGCTCACCGACTTTGCCGACAATATGCGGATGGAATACCGCATCGCCAGCCGCGTGCTGACCCGCCCCGATTTCGCCGAGGGCGTGCGCGCGGTGATCATCGACAAGACCGGCGATCCCAAGTGGAACCCTGCTACCCCCGAAGGCGTGACCGACGACCTGCTCGACGCGATCTTCGCAGCCCTGCCCGAAGGCGAGGAATGGAAACCCCTATGA
- a CDS encoding RidA family protein: MSARSRVTSGSPYEATFGFARAVREGNRIIVAGTGPVEPDGSTTPGDAAAQAERCCAIIAAAIEELGGSAGDVVRTRMLLTDPADQDAVGAVHARWFGAARPAATMAGVAWLCRPEWRVEIEAEAVVGADQA, encoded by the coding sequence ATGAGCGCGCGCAGCAGGGTGACCTCGGGCTCGCCCTATGAAGCCACTTTCGGCTTTGCCCGCGCGGTGCGGGAGGGGAACCGCATCATCGTCGCAGGCACCGGGCCGGTCGAGCCCGATGGTTCGACCACGCCGGGCGATGCCGCCGCGCAGGCGGAGCGCTGCTGCGCGATCATCGCCGCGGCGATCGAGGAACTCGGCGGCAGCGCGGGCGATGTGGTGCGCACCCGGATGCTGCTGACCGACCCGGCCGATCAGGACGCGGTCGGTGCAGTCCACGCACGCTGGTTCGGCGCAGCCCGTCCGGCGGCGACGATGGCGGGGGTGGCGTGGCTGTGCCGTCCCGAATGGCGTGTGGAAATCGAGGCCGAGGCGGTGGTCGGCGCGGATCAGGCCTGA